TGGTGGGGATGGAGGTGTTAGGGCGTGTGGGGCTAAACGGCAGCGTTTTAGCTGATGGGGACAGTGGTGGAGTCAAAGGTGGTGGTGGGTCCGGCGGCAGCATCTTCGTCATGGCACATAAAATGTAAACTCTTTCTTCAATCTTTGTTAATTGACATCTAATGGTTTCTTTCTTTAATGGGAGAGAGTTTTGATTATTTTAGGCTTTGCATTGGTTCAGTGATGTTAAGAAAAAAAAAAGATAGAGAAAGAGTTATTACTCGTCTGATTCCACATTTGGTGGTTGGTGGTAACTTGATGCAGACAAAGGTTTAAAGTTAGACCTTTAAATAATGCTGCATTTAGCATCTGTCTTTTTTGAATCCACTTTGGTTTTGTTTTCTAGTGAATTGTGAGAACTTAATATCTAGAAAGCTCCAAATTTTTAATGAGGGTTTTTAGTTACATCTATTGTTAGAAACCATTTACTCTATGTAATGTATTATGCTATTCCCATTTGATGGGCTGATAGAAATGCTTTGGTTAATGCCACAGGGAAGGAAATGGTCGGATAAGTGCATCTGGAGGTGATGGTTATGCTGGTGGAGGTGGTGGGAGAGTATCTGTCCATATATACAGCCGCCAGTCTCAGCCGAAAATCTTTATCCATGGTTAGGCTTCAGTTTTGGTCTAATAACCATTCCTTAAATTGATATTATGATGACGGTCCCATCTCTTGTTTGATAAGTATGTGTGGCAGTTCAATTGTAATTTTTTCTTTTTGTAGGAGGTAGTAGTTTTGGTTGTCAAGAAAATGCTGGAGCTTCTGGGACTCTGTATGATGTTGTTTCAGAGAGCTTAACTATAGACAACGAGAATAAGACAACTTTTACAGACACTCTTCTCTTGGAGTTCCCTTACCATCGCCTTTTCACCAATTTGTATATCCAAAACATGGCAAAAGTTGCTGTTCCCTTGCGTTGGAGCCGTGTCCAGGTTTGTGAAAATTACTAAGATTCTTGACTGTTGTTAAAGATTTTTAAGAATATTGTTTTAGGTACTATAGAGGTTTATATATATGTTACTGGTGTTACAGGTTCAAGGATCAATAAGTTTGTCAAATGGTGGAGAGTTGAACTTTGGTCTTGCTCGTTATGCTTCTTCAGAATTTGAGTTATTCGCAGAGGAAGTCTTGATGAGCAACTCTGTTATCAAGGTACCCTATTGAACTTGTAAAGACACATGAGTGTTTTTGTTTTTATTTCTCACTATGTGGATCTCTATGCTATGTGTTAGGTGTTTGGGGCTTTGCGTATGACAGTGAAGGTGTTCTTGATGTTGAAGTCAAGAATGTTTATTGATGGTGGTGGAGTGACAATGCTGGGGACTTCAATGCTTGATATTAGTAATTTGTTAGTGCTCAAGGTATTCTAATTATATTTATTAATATGTTCCTCATAGTATGCAACTTTGATGTCCTATAATTTGCTCTTTACTTTTACACAGGAGTCATCAGTGATACAATCCAATGGAAACCTCGGAGTACATGGGCAGGGTCTCTTACATCTAAGAGGTGCTGGAGATACAATTGAAGCACAACGTCTGATTTTGTCTCTATTTTATAGCATCAAGGTAAGAAAGATAACCTGCATCATATTATTGTGTGCTGTTACATGTAATGTTACTAGGTAAAAAGTGGACATTTTATGATTTGTGAAGGTTGGAGCTGGAGCAGTTTTGCGTGGTCCTTTGCAGAATACATCAACTGGTGGCCTGTAAGTTCCGAAGGTTCGGATGATCCTTCAAAAAAAGTCATTTTATCCCTTATAGCATTTTGTTTTGTTGTACTGAGCCTGTAAAATTTTTTTATGTTTGGTTTTGTTTTAAAGTACTCCAAAGCTTTACTGTCAACGTGAAGATTGTCCTGTTGAGTTACTCCACCCGCCGGAGGATTGCAATGTCAATGCATCCCTTCCATTCACTCTCCAGGTGCTTGCTTGTTTACATAATGAATATGAATATGCTGAAGAATATGTTCTAATAGTTTTCTCTGTTGCAGATCTGCCGAGTTGAGGATATTACTGTTGAAGGTCTCATCAAAGGGTCTGTTATACATTTCCATCTGGCTAGAACCGTCGTTGTCCGCTCCTCTGGAACAATAACTGGAGATGGGATGGGTAAGGCACACATACTCACTGAAGATTTGAGTCTTATTTGTAATGTGAGCCAGTTTTTGAGAGATTTGATTATGTACACAGGCTGCAAAGGTGGAGTTGGGACAGGTAGGTTTCTGAGAAGCGGTATTGGGAGTGGTGGTGGGCATGGCGGTAAAGGTGGAAGCGGGTGTTACAATCATACTTGCATTGAAGGTGGTGATTCTTATGGAAATGCAGATCTACCTTGTGAACTTGGTAGTGGAAGTGGAGATGAAGAGTCATCAGATTCAGTTGCTGGTGGAGGAATCATTGGTAAGTCATGTTTTGTCTATAGAGAAGTGATTGGTTCATTTTTGAAATGTATCTTCCTAATAATTTTTTTTCCTTACCAATTTGTGGAGTGATTGGTTCATTTTTGAAATGTATCTTCCTAATGAATTTTTTTGCTTACCAATTTGTGGAGTGATCGGTTCATTTTTGAAATGTATCTTCCTGATAAATTTTTGTTCTTACCAATTTGTGAAGTGATTGGTTCGCTTGAGCACCCACTTTCAAGCTTGTCACTTGAGGGAACGATAACAACTGATGGTGAGAGTCCCAGGAAGACGCTTAAAACCATAAGTAACACAAGTCTAGGACCTGGTGGTGGTTCAGGTGGAACAGTGCTTCTGTTCTTGCGCTCGCTCGACATAGCCAAGCCTGCTATTCTCTCTAGTATTGGGGGAAACGGTAGTCTAAAGGGAGGTGGTGGAGGAAGTGGTGGAAGGATTCATTTTCATTGGTCAGACATTCCAACTGGTGATGTCTATCATCACATTGCCAACGTTAAGGGAAGAGTTTATGTAAGGTTTGTCACTAAAAAATTTCATTCTTTTGTTTTACTCTAATTTATTTTCTTAATGCATTCTTGAAACATATTTGTATTATTAATTTACAGAGGAGGGTTGGGTGCAAGTGAAGACAACGTTGGAGAGGCAGGAACTTTGACTGGTAAAGCTTGTCCAGAAGGCCTCTATGGTCTATACTGCGAGGAATGTCCAGTTGGAACTTATAAGAATGTTACTGGATCTGATAAAGCTCTGTGTAGTCTTTGTCCAGCTAGAGATCTTCCCCACCGTGCTGTATACATCACTGTTCGAGGTACTTTTTTTGTATGAGAAACACTGGGCGGTCTATGACCTTGAATTAAATAACTTTGATTACTTGTTTCTTGACAGGTGGTGTTGCGGAAGCTCCTTGTCCATATCAATGCGTTTCGGATAGATACCACATGCCGCATTGTTACACTACACTTGAGGAGTTAATATACACATTTGGTGGACCTTGGCTGTTTGGTATTCTTCTGGTAGTTTTGCTCCTTCTACTAGCACTTGTTTTCAGCGTTGCCCGGATGAAATTTATAAGTGGCGAGGAGGTACACGGAGCTACCACAACTCATCATGGCTCTCAGATTGATCACTCATTTCCATTCCTTGAGTCCTTGAACGAGGTATGTGAATGGAACATAACAATTGAGGAAATAGTATTTGGTTGCTAGTTTCCTTTTATAGTTAATACTTGTTTCTCTTTTTTGCAGGTGATGGAGACAAGCAGGGTGGAGGAGTCACAGGGACACATGCATAGGATATATTTCTTAGGTCCTAATACTTTTAGTGAACCTTGGCATCTTTCTCATACTCCCCCAGATGAAATAAAGGAGATTGTGTAAGTTACTTATTACCTTTTTTGACTATAGTTTAGTTCATGCCTGAAACTTGTTTGTGAAATACATTTTGCTTTGGTCTCCTTACTTGACTTTTTCTTTTTTAAGGTATGAGGCTGCGTTTAATGGATTTGTTGATGAGATCAATGCTATAGCTGCATACCAGTGGTGGGAGGGGGCGATATACATCATGCTTTCAGTTCTTGTCTATCCTCTAGCGTGGTCGTGGCAGCAATCACGGAGGAGGCTAAAGTTTCAGAAACTCCGTGACTTTGTTCGATCGGAATATGACCATTCTTGTCTACGCTCATGTCGTTCAAGGGCATTATATGAGGGGCTAAAGGTACATACTCTATCCATTAGAAAGAAAGATAAATTGCTAAAAATAGTTTTATGTGAGAATAGGACGAGTTGTACTAGGATCTTAGGACATCTCCAATCCTATTCTATATTTTACTTCAAAATAGAGTGGAAAATGGAGTAATGAACAAAAAAAAAATATTACTCAATTTCAATTTTTTTTTTTTGTGTGTTCATCATTCTATTTCTCACTCCATTTTGGAGTAAAATATAGAGTGGGGTTGGAGAGCGTTGTAAGCTTATATTCTCCTCAAGTTGCATACAGTATCATGTTATATTGACCTTTATTAGTATCATTGGTTACAAATTTAAATTAAATTTGTGATGTGAATGTGCAGGTAGCTGCTACTCCTGACTTAATGCTAGCTCATCTAGATTTCTTCCTCGGTGGCGACGAAAAGAGAAACGATCTTCCTCCTCCTGTTCATGAAAGATTCCCAATGCCTTTAGTTTTTGGAGGGGATGGAAGTTACATGGCCTATTACTCACTCCAAAGCGACGATATTCTGACCAGTCTTTTGAGCCAGGTTCGGTCTTTTCTTGTTTAGAGTGTCAATGACTGTCATATCGTTACTGAGCTTACCTTGTTTTTTTTATAGTTGGTTCCACCAACCACTTGGTACCGCTTCGTTGCTGGCCTTAACGCTCAGCTGCGCCTTGTTCAGCAAGGGAAACTAAGGTCCACGTTTCGCTCGGTTATGAGATGGATTGAGACTCACGGAAACCCTGCCTTGAAAAGAAACGGTGTACGTGTCGACCTAGCTAGGTTTCAGACCTCTCCTTCCTCGTCTTGCCAGTATGGAATCCTTGTCCAGACCATTGTAGATGAAGTGGCATCACCAAGAGATGTTAATGAGACAGAACAGCAGCATCCTTGGTAAGAAAACTTCACTTCCCTTTCTCTCTACTCTTTTAATTTGCCATTCATAGACTTATTCTTTGAGTTTTGAATATGCAGGGGTGTACAAATTGATAACTCGTCTTTACATTTCACACAATCTCCGACTAGCTCAATCAATCACTTCAGGCACCGAGACGGCGGAGAAATCATAGACATTGGTAGCTTACAGTTTCTCAAAGAAGAAAAAGATGTCCTCTCCCTACTCTCCTTCTTGATTCATAACACAAAACCTGTTGGCCATCAGGTAAAAGCCTCTCTGTGATTTCAAACATTATTGCATTCTCTCTTTTTTTTTACTTACCAAAGGGTTTTTTGAAATGTGGTGTGATGACAGGATCTGGTTGGTTTGGTTATCTCGGTGCTGCTTCTAGGAGATCTAACTCTAATGTTACTCACGCTGCTCCAACTCTACTCCATATCTGTGCTGGACGTTTTTCTCGCTTTGTTTATTTTACCTCTCAGCATCCTTTTCCCTTTCCCTGCTGGAGTCAGCGCTTTGTTTAGCCATGGACCAAGGCGTTCTGCTGGACGCACTCGTGTCTATGCTTTGTGGAACATCACATCTCTGGTCAATGTCGTAAGTACTTGTCTTCTTTATGAAAATACTTTCCGCAGAATTAGATAAATACAAAACAAAAGAAAACAGACAAACTTGTGGATTTGTACTGATATTGTTGGTTAATTTAACAGATTTAAACCGATTTAAACCAGTTTAAATCGATTTAAGATTTTTTTCTAAAATCGTTTTAGCTAGGACCTAGTTACTGCCTAGGTGGGCGGCGCATACACCAGTTTACTACTCTTCTTAAAGCCTAATATGGACCTTCTCTTGTTTCTGCAGTCTCCTTCACCTTCTATTACATGATTAAAAAACCTTTTGTGCAGGTTGTTGCGTTTGTGTGTGGATATATTCACTATCATGGCTCATCAGCTGGAAAAAAGATTCCCTATCTCCAGCCATGGAACATTAGCATGTGAGAAGGACCCTTAAATCTCAAACCTTATATAACACATTCCTTCTTGCGACATCGACTAACATTTTGTTTTTGCAGGGACGAGAACGAGTGGTGGATATTCCCGGGCGCTTTGTTCCTGTGCAAAGTGTTGCAATCCCAACTTGTAAACTGGCACGTTGCTAATCTCGAGATACAAGATTACTCCTTATACAGTGATGACTCCGAGCTGTTCTGGCAGTCGTAAGACACGAAACTCGAACCATAATTTAATACAAAACACAGGTGAAGGGAGCTGGTTTTTTTTATAAAAGGCGTCTTCTGGTGCAACAAGCTGATTCAAAGATTTTTCAGGTGAATATAGCTAGCTAACTCTTTAGGCAAGTAGTTAAAGGAATGAATAATCCTGAAAGGGAACAAAATGCATATGCTTGTATTTGATTCCGCCACGCCAAGATCCATCTTGTTTTTTCAGATGATTGGGACTGGAATATTTGTTTCGATGTTTTAAATGATGTTACAAAGATTATTTTCTAGTGGCTTGGTGCTGTCTTACTTGTCATATACAATGTTGTGGTGAGTTCTTAAGATTAGAAACAACATAACAATAGATCCTGGAACAAGAACCTGAGTTGATGAGAATGAATCTCCTTAGCCACAACCCAGAGAAGCTGCAAACGATAGACGCACACCCACAAAGAACATCAACTATGATCCTACACAATAAAAGCTAAGGATCATAAGCGGATAGCCCTATCAAAGCTTGGAATCGTAATTGCTGAATGCTGGTGATGTTTCAGACCAACGGCAGTGTGCGAGCTATGCGCTTTGAAGCAATTATTAAACCAAATTTAACCGATACGCTCACAAAATCAGTTTACAATAGTATACCGGTTTGAATCAGTCTATTTGACATGGAAATACAGAGTTAAATGTCATGCAAACTGAAAGACGCAAAACAGAAAAAGAAATGGAGCCCGTAATTTAGCCTCAAGCCAACGCTAACACTCTTCCAGGAAAGCACGTCCGAGATTTGTTGCTAGAGCGAGTCTCACAGAACCCACAGCTTGAGCCGACAAATCAGGTTCTATGAAGCCTGGTCTGATCTTTGCAATGGATGCTTCCTGCAGTTTGTTCAACATCAGGTTGGTCTGTGCTACATTCAACAGCGAACGCTCAGGCCAATTCAACAGCTTCAACTGTGTAAGAAAGCAAAACTTTTTTAAGCTGCGCATCCTCTTTATCAATCAAAGGAAAATAAAACCAAGATTTTGAATCTTTACTGAATCATGCAGCAGAGGAAGCCAGAAGCGTTGAGGAGTAGAGGGGCTCTTCATTAGCTGCAGTATTTCAAAATGTTAATGAGCAAAATGTTCCAGTAGAAACAAAAAATATAATTAAGAAAGAGGCTGTATTATTACACACCGATACAAGTCTCTCCACAGCTTCGTGAGCCGCATCTATAGCTTTTCCATCCTTGACGAGATTCAGCGATCTCTTGAAATCTCTATACCTGGAAAAATATGGCAATTAATTTAGGATAGAGTATTACAGAACCAAAACCATTAGCAAAGAAAGCAGAAGACAGATGATTATTACTTGTGAAGAAAATCAAGACCACCAGAGATCTGCGAGTCGGAACCCAGCAGTTCGACCAGGCCTTCCCATTGCTGAATGTTAAAGAGTATGAAATAAAATAAGATGGACAAATACACAATGTAATATGTTTCGAGTAGGCTTGGACAATATATATTACCTTGAGACTTTCATCAGACAGTGACTTTCCAACAGAATCAAACAGCTGTTGAGAAATCACTTTGAGACAGTGCTCGTCCCGGGCTTGCTGAAGCCAGAAAATCCCAGAACCTTTCCTCCCATGTTTCCAGTGATGCACTCCAGAGATCTAAGTAACATAACTTACTTCAGATGAAATATGTTTTTCTGTTTTTTTTTCCACCAATTTTGAGATAAAAACACAAAGTGTACAATAGATTTTCAACAAATCAATACCTTCATAAGTTTTGCGCTGACATAACTAAGTTCATATAGACGGCAAATCTCTAGACTCTGCATCAGGAGAAATATATTTACCATGTGAAGCCTTCTGATTATAAGAAACAATAGAGAATGTAAGTAGATGAAACCTTAATAAGCAACTGATTGTCTTGAACTGGCTGCCTATAGAACAACAATTCTAATAAGCCTAGGCCCTGTTTCTTGCAGGATGATAGATAAACAGGAGCTATCTGCAAAAATCCAAACACAAAGCTTCTACAGAAACATACATAAAATGCAGATTTAGGTTGATATTTTTACAGGAAAGGTACCTGCCAAGTCAAAGCATGAGAAGAAAGAACTTGAGCATAAACAAGTCTATGGAGCTCTTCCATGTTGATTCCACCCAAGTTTCGCTGCTCCTCATGTACAAGAACTTCTCCTTCCTCGCTTCCAGCTGTCAATAACTCCATGGCGTGTGCAACCATCCTAACAAAAACACAAAATAGCATCCTACTAATCCGTTTCGATAAACAATATAGCATTCTCAATGAAGTAACAAAAAACAATGACCGTCTTGCCTACCAGGAGCCAAACTCTTTGGAACACACTGCCAGCACAACCTGCATCATTTAATTACACCATGCCGAATTAGGGTGTCAGAAAGCTGAGATAGTTACACCTCTCATTGGGGTTAAAATCAATTTCTGACCTCAGTATTCTCTCCAAGAATTCCAATAAGCAGTCTCAGAAGCTTATGGGAAGTGTTAACTGGTTTTGACTGAACACATTTCTGAGCAAGATTATGCATGCCTTCTAGTCCCTGCAATGCCACATGGTATGATGTGGATTGAGTGAAAAACAACATGGCTCAAATCTAAAGACAAACAATAAGTAAAACAATTCACCTTCGTGAATGGCCTGAGATAGAGTAAATGTGAAACAAACAACTCCATCCAGTTAGATGTCGCAGCTGAGAGGCAATCGACATTTCCCATCATGATCTTCAACATATTTCTCAAGCCCTCGCGGGTCTGATGGTGAGCACATTGAACCCAGAAGGCACTGCACTCTAGTTTAGTTATCTGAGACTGCCATCTTTCTCGTGTCTGGCACATAGGAAAGAAAAAGAGAGGAGGGTGAGTCTTAGACAGCAATAAAAAGAGAGAACGATCCATCTTTTTTTAACATACCTTCATAAAATCAGGCTTTGCTGCAAAGCATTCACCAAACATCCCAGATTCTAATTTTGGACGCATCCGTGGCATTTTTGAAATGAGAACAGCGACAGCTTCTACCAGACCATTTTCTGTCTACTTCATCAAATTTGTATTACATTATGAATGGTCAGGAACTAGCACAGATAAAAGTGTACTAGTATGTAGATAGTCACTCCATATCATATGACATGAATCTGAAACATGAACTACTTTACTAACCTCACGATTTCCTAGCTGGTCAAGTTGATAAGAACCATGCAAGTGTAACAACTTCACCTGAAAATGAAAAGAACGGTTAGCTTATTCCTCAAACTGCACCTTTCAAAATCAAATTGAACAAATCCCGCTATCCCATAAAGTACGAACCACTATTTCTAGCCAACCAACTGATAAAGCAGATGACATCACTTCCCAGTATCTTGGATCATCCTCGATAGCCTGCAAATGCAAATAAACACACAAAGCAAATTCAGTTCGTCATCCAATTGTTTAATCAAATTCTCATAGAAGACCATAAGCGTGTGACCAGACCTGTAGGCCAACCAGTTCCTTTTGGAAATCCTCGAGCTTTGAGTAGATAGTTGGATGCGAGCTTGACAGAAGTACATCATAATCCTGCCATGATATCAATAATCAGTAACATATTCTACAACGTTGCAAAATCAAGATAGATTAAGAGCGATGGAGGAAGAAGCTAATTACAGATAGCCAATCAACAAGCCGTTCTGGCAACCAAGACAGACATGTCTTGTCAGCATAAAACATCTCCATCAACTCCCACGCAGCCTTCAAAGAAGTCGGTTCCTCAGCATTCTGCAATTAAAAAAGCTCACACACTCAAAACTATAACTCACTTACATAAGAGTTAGAACAAGTAAAGCTTGATTAAAGTTTTGACCTTTATAACTGATCTTGGATCGTCAATCAAAGGAGCAGGAGAAGACACTGAATCACTAAGGAGAGATTTAATCTCCTTACTGTACTCCATCACATACTCCCACCTGAGACACACACACACAGACACAACGTACTGCATTATAACAAAGAACAAAACTTTCAATTGATAGTGTAAACTCGAGTGCCCTCACCACGCAGTCTGGTACAGAGAAGGACTCATATCCATCTTAAACAAGCTCGAAATCGAGTTTCTCCTGCTCTGCAAAAGCGCAAACGGAGAAACAGATCCATAAGCGATCCTTCGCCACTGCGCGTCGCCGATCTCGCCGTCCTCGGCGCTAAGCCTCACGTTTACCACCTCGCCGCCAGCTTCTCCGCCGTCGTCGTCATCGTGCGAATCCGGATTGCGTAAAACCGTGACGCGCAGGTTGTTCCCGTAGCCCCAGGAGATGGAGAGCCCGTGAGGCCGAGACTTGAGGCCGTAGCGAAGAGGATACACCGCCGGCGATTTCTCCTTGGTGGAAAACGGAACCAGCTCTCCGCCGTCAGGTAATCCGTCGCCGGGTTTCGGATTCATACCCGGCATTTTCGGAGCTCCGGTGGCCGTTAGGGTTTTTTATCGGGGTTTTGAGAGAGTGATGATGACTCTGGCCGCCAGAATAATAGAGGCGACACCAAAACGCACCGTGTCGATATTTCTTAATAAAACAACGCGTCGTTTCTGGTTTATAAATATAGACAGCCTAGCATTTTAAGGTAACTGTGTCGATATCTATAGTAATTACATTAGTAGCTATTAACTTTGAAAGTTTTCCAAATTAGACCATTATGTTTGCTGAATTTTAATCTTAAAAGATAACAACGCGTCGTTTTTGGTTTATGAATAAGGATAGCTTGGCGTTTTCTTGTTACGAAAGCTTCTCTTATCTCATGGTCACAGCATCCAATCTTCTTAGCTTTGTAACTCTGTCGCAAGAGGAGAAATCGCCATGTGGCCTTCTTCTGGAAACTCTTCGCAGCCTCAAGCTAAGGTATTTAATTTCTGTCTTCTTCTTGTTCTTAGCTTTGGTTTGCGAGAATATCTTTAGAAGCAAATATGGATTTATAAAAGAGACCAGACAAGACTAAGATTGTTGACCGACTCCAAAGATGTTTTGTAAGAGAAACCGTAACCAGTTAATGCTCAAGGAGTAAAAAGTCTGATTCTTTCTGAGGAATTTGGCTTCATATTACACAAGTACTTATTATAGGTCTTGTATTGTATGTATATATGTGTATGTCCGTGGTTGATTGTCAGATAAAGCCTAGAGATTTGTGGTGTAAATTTGAATGTTTGCTTGTCTCCTCCACCACCAACT
This sequence is a window from Brassica oleracea var. oleracea cultivar TO1000 chromosome C1, BOL, whole genome shotgun sequence. Protein-coding genes within it:
- the LOC106311865 gene encoding uncharacterized protein LOC106311865; this translates as MMRFVFFFIVLYVLTAYPKLIASWDESPIRFYNPPTPSPAPSPEPNPDDESSLSCADDLHGVGSLDTTCKLVADLNLTGDHYISGKGNLDVLPGVRLVCNVPGCSLTVNISGNFSLAENSTVIAGSFRLAAENADFAVGSAVDTTGLGGEPPSGASGTPEGVDGAGGGYGGRGACCLSDTTAKLPGDVWGGDVYGWSYLEKPEVYGSRGGSTSNEVDYGGGGGGMVGMEVLGRVGLNGSVLADGDSGGVKGGGGSGGSIFVMAHKMEGNGRISASGGDGYAGGGGGRVSVHIYSRQSQPKIFIHGGSSFGCQENAGASGTLYDVVSESLTIDNENKTTFTDTLLLEFPYHRLFTNLYIQNMAKVAVPLRWSRVQVQGSISLSNGGELNFGLARYASSEFELFAEEVLMSNSVIKVFGALRMTVKVFLMLKSRMFIDGGGVTMLGTSMLDISNLLVLKESSVIQSNGNLGVHGQGLLHLRGAGDTIEAQRLILSLFYSIKVGAGAVLRGPLQNTSTGGLTPKLYCQREDCPVELLHPPEDCNVNASLPFTLQICRVEDITVEGLIKGSVIHFHLARTVVVRSSGTITGDGMGCKGGVGTGRFLRSGIGSGGGHGGKGGSGCYNHTCIEGGDSYGNADLPCELGSGSGDEESSDSVAGGGIIVIGSLEHPLSSLSLEGTITTDGESPRKTLKTISNTSLGPGGGSGGTVLLFLRSLDIAKPAILSSIGGNGSLKGGGGGSGGRIHFHWSDIPTGDVYHHIANVKGRVYVRGGLGASEDNVGEAGTLTGKACPEGLYGLYCEECPVGTYKNVTGSDKALCSLCPARDLPHRAVYITVRGGVAEAPCPYQCVSDRYHMPHCYTTLEELIYTFGGPWLFGILLVVLLLLLALVFSVARMKFISGEEVHGATTTHHGSQIDHSFPFLESLNEVMETSRVEESQGHMHRIYFLGPNTFSEPWHLSHTPPDEIKEIVYEAAFNGFVDEINAIAAYQWWEGAIYIMLSVLVYPLAWSWQQSRRRLKFQKLRDFVRSEYDHSCLRSCRSRALYEGLKVAATPDLMLAHLDFFLGGDEKRNDLPPPVHERFPMPLVFGGDGSYMAYYSLQSDDILTSLLSQLVPPTTWYRFVAGLNAQLRLVQQGKLRSTFRSVMRWIETHGNPALKRNGVRVDLARFQTSPSSSCQYGILVQTIVDEVASPRDVNETEQQHPWGVQIDNSSLHFTQSPTSSINHFRHRDGGEIIDIGSLQFLKEEKDVLSLLSFLIHNTKPVGHQDLVGLVISVLLLGDLTLMLLTLLQLYSISVLDVFLALFILPLSILFPFPAGVSALFSHGPRRSAGRTRVYALWNITSLVNVVVAFVCGYIHYHGSSAGKKIPYLQPWNISMDENEWWIFPGALFLCKVLQSQLVNWHVANLEIQDYSLYSDDSELFWQS
- the LOC106318163 gene encoding nuclear pore complex protein NUP85 codes for the protein MPGMNPKPGDGLPDGGELVPFSTKEKSPAVYPLRYGLKSRPHGLSISWGYGNNLRVTVLRNPDSHDDDDGGEAGGEVVNVRLSAEDGEIGDAQWRRIAYGSVSPFALLQSRRNSISSLFKMDMSPSLYQTAWWEYVMEYSKEIKSLLSDSVSSPAPLIDDPRSVIKNAEEPTSLKAAWELMEMFYADKTCLSWLPERLVDWLSDYDVLLSSSHPTIYSKLEDFQKELVGLQAIEDDPRYWEVMSSALSVGWLEIVVKLLHLHGSYQLDQLGNRETENGLVEAVAVLISKMPRMRPKLESGMFGECFAAKPDFMKTRERWQSQITKLECSAFWVQCAHHQTREGLRNMLKIMMGNVDCLSAATSNWMELFVSHLLYLRPFTKGLEGMHNLAQKCVQSKPVNTSHKLLRLLIGILGENTEVVLAVCSKEFGSWMVAHAMELLTAGSEEGEVLVHEEQRNLGGINMEELHRLVYAQVLSSHALTWQIAPVYLSSCKKQGLGLLELLFYRQPVQDNQLLIKSLEICRLYELSYVSAKLMKISGVHHWKHGRKGSGIFWLQQARDEHCLKVISQQLFDSVGKSLSDESLKQWEGLVELLGSDSQISGGLDFLHKYRDFKRSLNLVKDGKAIDAAHEAVERLVSLMKSPSTPQRFWLPLLHDSLKLLNWPERSLLNVAQTNLMLNKLQEASIAKIRPGFIEPDLSAQAVGSVRLALATNLGRAFLEEC